A genome region from Triticum aestivum cultivar Chinese Spring chromosome 2B, IWGSC CS RefSeq v2.1, whole genome shotgun sequence includes the following:
- the LOC123040726 gene encoding uncharacterized protein, giving the protein MAAVKPSPPPLPAGTVVVVLALVRVVLALTLALGRVLLVAAEALPYLVFATLWVISAAAATKVAGGRAWAEGSAPAVFLQALTGVVLKASFLVLQALGAVMLCGQFLLYVAAAVSGSGSEFLKRAHGAFNQELIRGVPPRTAVLGTFASTPFILLILAGSLVECMMSKKIGSVIVDVGIFGSSAIPCFVVIPAVVLSNWREDQMSKKNMTHVADC; this is encoded by the exons ATGGCCGCCGTGAagccctcgccgccgccgttgccggcgGGGACCGTCGTCGTGGTGCTCGCGCTCGTGCGCGTCGTCCTCGCCCTGACGCTGGCGCTCGGCCGCGTCCTCCTCGTCGCGGCCGAAGCGCTCCCCTACCTGGTCTTCGCGACCCTGTGGGTTATCTCCGCGGCCGCGGCTACCAAGGTGGCGGGGGGCCGCGCCTGGGCCGAGGGCTCCGCCCCCGCCGTGTTTCTCCAGGCGCTCACAGGTGTGGTTCTGAAGGCCAGCTTCCTTGTCTTGCAAGCGCTTGGCGCCGTCATGCTGTGCGGCCAGTTCCTGCTCTACGTGGCTGCGGCTGTATCTGGATCCGGTTCAGAGTTCCTAAAG AGAGCACATGGAGCTTTCAACCAGGAGTTGATTAGGGGCGTTCCACCCCGCACCGCAGTCCTTGGAACGTTCGCGTCAACGCCCTTCATCCTGCTAATTTTAGCTGGTTCTCTGGTGGAATGCATGATGTCGAAAAAGATTGGTTCTGTGATTGTGGATGTGGGGATATTTGGCTCCAGTGCGATACCTTGCTTTGTGGTCATTCCAGCTGTAGTACTGAGTAACTGGAGGGAGGACCAGATGTCAAAGAAAAACATGACTCACGTTGCAGACTGTTGA